GCCAGCAGGGCGCCCTTGACCGCCTCGCGCAGTTCTTCCTTCTTCTGCTTCGGCACCCGCTGCAGGCCGGGGTTTTTCGCCAGAAACTCCTCTTCCGCCTGCCGGTAATGTTCTTTCAGCAGCCGTGCGGGAACCTTGCGCTGGTCGCGGCGCAGGGAGAAGCAGAGCCAGTGGTCGCGGCGGTAGCTGCTGGCGATCTCGAAGCTGCCGTCCTGAGAGTCGTCAAGCTGGACCCAGCCGATCGACAGTTCCTCGCTGCCGCGGTCAATGGCATGAAAGCGGTTTCTGGCCAGTTGCTCTCCGGCCCAGTCGAACAGGTCGCCGGCCGGTTTTTCACCGACGACGCGGAATTGGCTGATGCTGACGGTATTGGCAAGAATGCCCATGGGTAAAAACTCCTGATAGGGAAAGGCGGCTAAGGGCTAAAGGTGAAAGGCTCAAGGTGAAGGTTAAGGCGGAGGAATCCTTTAGCCTTGAGCCTTAGGCCCTTCACCGGTTTTCAGTATTTCCAGTTCCTGCCAGCGTTCGTAGACCTGCTCCAGTTCCGTTTCAAGTTCCTGCAGTCGTTGCTGCAGCCCGGCGACCTGCGGGCCGGCGGTCTTGTAGAACTCGGGATCGGCGAGTCTGGCGTGCAGTTCTTCCTGCTCGGCTTCCAGGGTTTCGATCCGCGCCGGCAGTTCCTCCAGTTCCTTTTTTTCGTTGAAGCTGAGTTTGCGGGCGCGTTCCTTCTTCGGTTTTTCGCGGGTCGCTTTCCGTTCCTGCGAGGTCTCTTCCTGTTGCGGTCGCTGACGCAGCCAGTCGCTGTAGCCGCCGACATACTCCGCGACCCGGCCGTCGCCCTCGAAGACGATGCTGCTGGTGACGGTGCGGTCGAGAAATTCCCGGTCGTGGCTGACCAGGAACAGGGTTCCCCGGTAATCGGCCAGCAGTTCTTCGAGCAGTTCCAGGGTCTCCAGATCGAGGTCGTTGGTCGGTTCGTCGAGGACCAGCAGGTTGGCATCCCGGGTGAAAAGCTTGGCCAGCAGCAGCCGGTTGCGCTCTCCACCGGAGAGGATACGGACCGGGGTGCGGGCGCGGTCCGGGGTAAAGAGAAAATCCTTCAGGTAGCCGTAGACGTGCCGTGATCTGCCCCCGACCATCACCGTGTCCTGGTCGCCGGAGAGGTTCTGCTGCACGGTCAGGTCGGGATCAAGCTGTTCGCGTTGCTGGTCAAAATAGAGAACCTGCAGGTTGGTGCCGAGCCGGACGCTGCCGGCGTCCGGCTCGAGTTGACCGAGCAGCAGTTTCAGCAGGGTGGTCTTGCCGGCGCCGTTGGGGCCGATCAGGCCGACCCGGTCACCGCGCAGGATGGTGGTGGAAAAATCATTGATGATCGGTTGGTCATCGTAGCCGAAGCTGAGGTTTTCCGCTTCCACCACCAGTTTGCCGCTGCGTTCGGCCTCGTTGAGCTGCAGCCGCACCCTGCCGGTGCGTTCGCGGCGCTGC
This Geothermobacter hydrogeniphilus DNA region includes the following protein-coding sequences:
- a CDS encoding ATP-binding cassette domain-containing protein, which codes for MALISLRQISLSFGSQPLLDDVNLQIEKGDRLCLLGRNGAGKSTLLGLLAGRLQPDRGVIDRQQGLRVTELPQDVPQGLGGTVFEVIASGCEGLADLLLSYHQAAGSLEQGDTTAAGKLAELQHTMDTQDGWNALQRVELILSQLKLPAEQPFDQLSGGLRRRVLLGRALAGEPDILLLDEPTNHLDIESIAWLEDYLLRSNLTLVFVTHDRAFLRRMATRIVEIDRGRLADYPGDYANYLRRKEERLHAEDEEWRRFDRKLAEEEVWIRQGIKARRTRNEGRVRELKQMREQRRQRRERTGRVRLQLNEAERSGKLVVEAENLSFGYDDQPIINDFSTTILRGDRVGLIGPNGAGKTTLLKLLLGQLEPDAGSVRLGTNLQVLYFDQQREQLDPDLTVQQNLSGDQDTVMVGGRSRHVYGYLKDFLFTPDRARTPVRILSGGERNRLLLAKLFTRDANLLVLDEPTNDLDLETLELLEELLADYRGTLFLVSHDREFLDRTVTSSIVFEGDGRVAEYVGGYSDWLRQRPQQEETSQERKATREKPKKERARKLSFNEKKELEELPARIETLEAEQEELHARLADPEFYKTAGPQVAGLQQRLQELETELEQVYERWQELEILKTGEGPKAQG